In bacterium, a genomic segment contains:
- a CDS encoding MauE/DoxX family redox-associated membrane protein, which produces MRRILWNRVTALVFRMFVGAVFVYASMDKIVHPGQFAQMVNNYRIVPHVLINLFAVILPWIELILGLCLILGVFSDAASVVTAGLLLVFITASIVALTRGLDISCGCFSTSGEGARAGWDVIIRNVILIAMLAQSFFFDLGRRRLRAGA; this is translated from the coding sequence TTGAGACGGATTCTCTGGAACAGAGTAACGGCTCTCGTTTTCAGGATGTTCGTGGGAGCGGTCTTCGTTTACGCCAGCATGGACAAGATCGTGCATCCCGGCCAGTTCGCGCAGATGGTCAACAACTATAGAATCGTGCCGCACGTGCTCATCAACCTATTTGCGGTCATCTTGCCCTGGATAGAGCTTATCCTCGGGCTGTGCCTCATCCTCGGGGTGTTCTCGGACGCCGCCTCCGTAGTAACGGCCGGGCTCCTGCTTGTCTTCATCACCGCCAGCATCGTTGCGCTAACGCGCGGTCTTGACATCAGCTGCGGCTGCTTCTCAACGTCCGGCGAGGGAGCAAGGGCTGGCTGGGATGTGATCATCAGGAACGTAATCTTGATAGCCATGCTCGCCCAGTCGTTTTTCTTCGATCTTGGCCGCAGGAGGCTCCGGGCCGGAGCGTAG
- the fetB gene encoding iron export ABC transporter permease subunit FetB, whose protein sequence is MNDIAAVWQNVGWKQIASALVFVGIALVLSRKQNLGLEKSFLIGMVRVFVQLMVVGYVLNVVFSLKSVESIVGLLSVMVIIGAFTCGRSAPDVPHATVIAFIGMATGTLLSVGLLAGLSIVPSQPRQLIPLAGIAIGMGANVGTLAFGRVRDEITANKAKIEAALCLGATSSEAMQRHLRLSLRRTLAPTLVSLKLVGIVHLPGAMTGMILAGANVFEAVSIQVVVFYLLLCQATVVATIVSHLAARQFFSSDHRLLA, encoded by the coding sequence GTGAATGATATAGCAGCGGTTTGGCAAAACGTTGGCTGGAAGCAGATCGCGTCCGCGCTTGTTTTCGTTGGGATTGCGCTCGTTCTATCGCGCAAGCAGAATCTCGGCCTAGAAAAAAGCTTCCTGATCGGCATGGTTCGGGTATTTGTGCAGCTCATGGTAGTCGGCTACGTCCTGAACGTTGTATTCAGCCTCAAGAGCGTTGAATCGATCGTCGGCCTGCTCTCGGTGATGGTTATCATCGGCGCCTTTACCTGTGGCAGGTCTGCGCCAGACGTCCCTCATGCCACGGTGATTGCGTTCATTGGCATGGCCACGGGGACGCTTCTTTCGGTTGGCCTGCTCGCGGGCCTATCGATCGTGCCCTCCCAGCCCAGACAACTCATCCCCCTCGCCGGAATCGCCATCGGCATGGGCGCAAACGTTGGGACGCTGGCTTTCGGTCGCGTCCGAGATGAGATAACCGCAAACAAGGCCAAGATCGAGGCCGCACTTTGCCTCGGCGCCACATCATCAGAAGCAATGCAAAGACATCTGAGACTCTCGCTGAGGCGCACGCTCGCCCCCACGCTCGTATCGCTCAAGCTGGTTGGGATTGTCCATTTGCCGGGCGCGATGACAGGGATGATACTTGCCGGTGCGAACGTTTTCGAGGCGGTCTCCATACAGGTCGTTGTTTTCTATCTGCTTCTCTGCCAAGCGACGGTTGTCGCCACGATCGTCTCTCACCTGGCAGCCAGGCAGTTTTTCTCCAGCGACCACAGGCTTCTCGCTTAA
- a CDS encoding DUF262 and DUF1524 domain-containing protein, with translation MEARPGKLIQMLEGARQFVVPVYQRPYSWELKHCKRLLSDVVRAGEKEEIPAHFFGSIVYMEKSLYETTFIPQHMVIDGQQRLTTVSMLLHALGAASERRGIQEDINQRRITDNFLMNPLQNGESRYKLILTQTDKNTLIRLFAGEEQLEPLSKRIIQNYQFFLSQLNHPQVDLMAIYRGIRKLIVVEIALSREHDNPQLIFETLNSTGLELSQADLIRNYILMPLKRDRQELLYNTQWFPMEQSFGQEQYAKKFDQFMRDYLTVKMTGIIPKINQVYERFKAYKESSKSSSTEEIVADINRYSKYFVRIALEKEKDEEINLIFHDINRLTDVAYPFLLELCDDYQERRLNREEFIEILRLVESYVFRRTICALPTNSHGKTFATLSRDIDKADYVASFKATLWVKDGNERFPPDDMFRREFEVSNVYSPKSRKYCLDKLENFDSKERIDCDHYTIEHIMPQNKDLPEAWKTELGDNWQEVQDRRLHTIGNLTLTAYNPEMSDRSFVEKRDMRGGFKHSRLRLNRGLAELQNWNEAEIQRRAQELADDALTIWPALDASAENIEKIREKKHPSARKYTLADHKHLTGDMMLLFEELRKRIRSLHPDVCEEATKHYIGYKLDTHFVDVIPQKRRLLLTLNLAFPEISDPQGKCKDVTGKGRLGNGEVQVGFEGLEDVDYIMTLIRQALDNQIEHDDVQED, from the coding sequence ATGGAAGCTCGACCTGGGAAGCTAATTCAGATGCTAGAGGGCGCGAGGCAGTTCGTCGTGCCCGTCTATCAGCGCCCTTACAGTTGGGAGCTGAAACACTGCAAGCGGCTACTCAGCGATGTTGTGAGAGCCGGCGAAAAAGAAGAGATCCCAGCCCATTTTTTTGGGTCGATCGTGTATATGGAAAAAAGTCTCTATGAGACCACCTTTATCCCACAGCACATGGTCATCGATGGACAGCAGCGCCTGACAACGGTCTCGATGCTCTTACACGCGTTGGGTGCAGCATCAGAGAGGCGAGGAATTCAGGAGGACATTAACCAGAGGAGAATAACGGACAATTTCCTCATGAACCCGTTACAAAATGGAGAATCGCGCTACAAGCTGATTCTTACTCAGACAGACAAGAACACCCTGATTCGCCTGTTTGCCGGAGAGGAGCAGCTTGAGCCCCTCTCAAAACGGATTATACAAAACTACCAATTCTTTCTGAGTCAGCTAAACCATCCTCAGGTGGACCTAATGGCCATCTACCGGGGGATTAGGAAGCTGATCGTGGTGGAGATCGCGCTCTCCCGCGAGCACGACAATCCTCAGCTGATCTTCGAAACCCTCAACTCTACTGGACTGGAGCTAAGCCAGGCCGACTTGATCCGCAACTACATACTCATGCCCCTGAAACGAGATAGGCAGGAATTGCTCTACAACACCCAGTGGTTCCCTATGGAGCAGAGCTTTGGGCAAGAGCAATACGCGAAGAAATTCGACCAATTCATGCGCGACTACTTAACAGTGAAGATGACCGGAATCATCCCGAAGATAAACCAGGTGTACGAGAGGTTCAAAGCATATAAAGAGAGCAGCAAGTCCAGCTCGACTGAAGAGATCGTCGCTGATATTAACCGGTATTCCAAGTATTTTGTGCGCATCGCTCTTGAAAAGGAGAAGGACGAGGAGATAAACCTGATCTTCCATGATATCAACAGGCTAACAGATGTCGCGTATCCCTTTCTGCTTGAGCTGTGCGATGACTATCAGGAAAGACGACTCAACCGGGAAGAATTCATAGAAATCCTAAGATTGGTCGAGAGCTATGTCTTTCGCCGTACAATCTGCGCACTCCCCACCAATTCGCATGGCAAAACGTTCGCCACTCTCAGTCGGGACATAGACAAAGCAGACTACGTTGCGAGCTTCAAGGCGACTCTTTGGGTCAAGGATGGTAACGAGCGGTTTCCGCCTGATGACATGTTTAGACGGGAATTCGAGGTTAGTAACGTCTATAGCCCCAAATCACGCAAATACTGCCTCGACAAACTGGAGAACTTCGACTCCAAAGAACGAATTGATTGTGATCACTATACTATTGAACATATAATGCCGCAGAATAAGGACCTACCTGAGGCGTGGAAAACGGAGCTGGGCGATAACTGGCAAGAAGTTCAAGACCGCCGGCTACACACCATCGGCAACCTCACGCTTACGGCTTACAATCCAGAAATGAGCGACCGCTCCTTCGTCGAGAAGCGCGATATGCGAGGTGGCTTCAAGCACAGTCGCCTCCGCCTCAATCGCGGCCTGGCAGAGCTCCAAAACTGGAACGAAGCTGAGATCCAGAGGCGAGCTCAAGAACTCGCGGATGATGCCCTAACTATATGGCCGGCGCTTGATGCTTCTGCGGAGAACATCGAGAAAATCAGAGAGAAGAAGCACCCCAGCGCTCGCAAGTACACGTTGGCGGATCACAAGCATCTTACCGGGGATATGATGCTCCTTTTCGAAGAACTTCGGAAGCGAATTCGCAGCCTTCATCCCGATGTCTGTGAGGAGGCCACGAAGCACTATATTGGATACAAACTCGACACGCATTTCGTCGATGTGATTCCTCAAAAAAGACGTCTACTCCTCACTCTCAACTTGGCCTTCCCTGAGATCAGTGATCCCCAGGGCAAGTGCAAAGACGTCACTGGTAAAGGCCGCCTCGGAAACGGAGAAGTCCAAGTTGGCTTTGAGGGGCTGGAAGATGTAGATTACATTATGACTTTGATCCGCCAAGCTTTGGACAACCAGATAGAGCACGATGATGTTCAAGAGGACTGA
- the pyrE gene encoding orotate phosphoribosyltransferase, producing the protein MQPRQRLVELLRERSVKKGHFKLSSGGTSSYYVDCKMTTLSAEGLNLVGRVIVSRLKEIGVRHVGGLTLGADPIACAACALSWDEGFPVDAFIVRKKTKGHGTGKRIEGPLPEGEDVVIVEDVTTTGRSALEAIEAAEAHGCRVVEVMTILDRMEGGRENIEARGYSLFALCNRDELLADD; encoded by the coding sequence ATGCAGCCACGACAGCGACTCGTTGAGCTTCTGCGTGAGCGATCAGTAAAGAAGGGGCATTTCAAGCTCTCCTCAGGCGGAACTAGCAGCTACTACGTTGACTGCAAGATGACCACGCTCTCCGCGGAAGGGTTGAACCTCGTCGGGCGCGTGATCGTTTCCCGACTCAAGGAGATTGGCGTGCGCCATGTCGGTGGTCTAACGCTGGGCGCCGACCCAATAGCCTGCGCCGCGTGTGCCCTGAGCTGGGATGAGGGCTTCCCCGTTGATGCGTTTATTGTGCGCAAGAAGACCAAGGGACACGGGACTGGCAAGCGGATCGAGGGCCCGTTGCCAGAGGGCGAAGACGTGGTCATTGTGGAGGACGTAACGACAACAGGAAGGTCGGCCCTTGAGGCGATCGAGGCGGCTGAGGCGCATGGCTGCCGTGTCGTTGAAGTGATGACCATCCTTGACCGTATGGAGGGCGGCAGGGAGAATATCGAGGCCAGGGGTTACTCTCTCTTTGCGCTCTGCAACAGGGACGAGCTGCTCGCAGACGACTGA
- a CDS encoding phage portal protein, with protein MDRERIVRLRAARPHTVGDEGEGVQFEVTSISEHNLGMIPIIHIPNSVQRMQMVGDSDIAPLIPMLDAVNQMMSDAYWQCYNDQSILKAINIDPPDSDDVEESVVRLGGDQIHFLTENDQLRQDIVRMKPVGIPESFFKTLSLLVGQIYKTAGESHLEPLNWTGTNISGVALRLLYEPLAKKTYRKRIYWASGFKRLAKILFALANSKSVVLSESGKFMLGGPEYQLKDVETVWGPLIPGDEVEQQNIVLADLSAGLIGPEDARKKRGYE; from the coding sequence ATGGATAGGGAGAGGATAGTCAGGCTACGGGCCGCTCGACCGCACACTGTTGGGGATGAGGGGGAGGGTGTCCAGTTCGAGGTTACAAGCATCTCGGAGCATAACCTGGGGATGATCCCAATTATTCACATCCCGAACTCGGTCCAGCGAATGCAGATGGTTGGGGACTCGGACATCGCTCCGCTTATTCCTATGCTCGACGCGGTCAATCAGATGATGTCCGACGCCTATTGGCAATGCTACAACGACCAATCGATACTCAAGGCGATCAATATCGATCCACCTGACAGCGATGATGTCGAGGAGTCTGTCGTCAGGCTTGGCGGCGACCAGATACATTTTCTGACCGAGAACGACCAGTTGAGGCAGGACATCGTCCGGATGAAGCCGGTGGGCATTCCGGAGAGCTTCTTCAAGACACTCAGCCTTTTGGTGGGGCAGATATACAAGACGGCCGGGGAATCGCATCTCGAGCCGCTGAATTGGACTGGGACGAACATCTCTGGCGTTGCGCTTCGACTGCTCTACGAGCCACTTGCTAAGAAGACATATCGAAAGCGCATCTACTGGGCATCGGGGTTTAAGCGGCTGGCCAAGATATTGTTCGCTTTAGCGAACTCCAAGTCAGTTGTGCTGTCGGAGTCGGGGAAGTTCATGCTAGGAGGCCCAGAGTACCAACTCAAGGACGTGGAGACGGTCTGGGGTCCTTTGATCCCTGGCGATGAGGTGGAGCAGCAAAACATCGTTCTCGCCGATCTCTCGGCTGGTCTTATTGGGCCGGAGGATGCGAGAAAGAAGCGGGGCTACGAATGA
- a CDS encoding rhodanese-like domain-containing protein, whose amino-acid sequence MLFRKGDVKRLIVRSVLLVVLGSAVGLVVNAVRTRGVDLFSYQPPSKQTIANSGRQTDAISQIDLMTALRLQKTPGVVFVDARPKVEFETGHIPGAINIPAKTFEDVAPGLKESLVKADKVVTYCSDVECDEALEVAEMLHDLLNRPILVFTGGMREYQNKGPVEK is encoded by the coding sequence ATGCTTTTCAGGAAGGGCGATGTTAAGAGGCTGATAGTTCGCTCGGTATTGCTGGTTGTTCTGGGCAGTGCCGTGGGACTTGTGGTCAACGCGGTTCGGACGCGAGGCGTGGACCTGTTCAGCTATCAGCCCCCGAGCAAGCAGACCATTGCCAATTCGGGGCGCCAGACGGACGCGATCTCCCAGATCGATCTTATGACCGCGCTCAGGCTCCAAAAGACCCCCGGCGTGGTTTTCGTGGACGCCAGGCCGAAAGTCGAGTTCGAGACGGGCCATATCCCGGGCGCGATCAACATCCCGGCGAAAACTTTCGAGGATGTAGCCCCAGGCCTCAAGGAGTCTCTCGTCAAGGCAGACAAGGTCGTTACGTATTGCAGCGACGTCGAGTGCGACGAGGCGCTCGAGGTGGCCGAGATGCTTCACGACTTGCTCAACAGGCCGATTCTCGTGTTTACTGGCGGGATGAGGGAGTACCAAAACAAGGGGCCGGTCGAAAAATGA
- a CDS encoding DUF433 domain-containing protein, producing the protein MFKRTECKEGVLGGKPVIKGTRISVEVIMELLGSGMSIDEILEDYKHLGREDILEAIRYAAHAVSGESYLDIEAVTRG; encoded by the coding sequence ATGTTCAAGAGGACTGAATGCAAGGAAGGAGTGCTTGGCGGCAAGCCAGTTATTAAGGGCACCAGGATCAGCGTTGAGGTGATAATGGAGCTGCTTGGTTCCGGGATGAGCATCGATGAGATACTCGAGGACTACAAACACCTTGGAAGGGAGGATATTCTCGAGGCGATCCGGTACGCGGCTCACGCAGTTTCGGGCGAATCTTACCTGGACATCGAGGCCGTCACAAGGGGATGA